The following are from one region of the Mycolicibacterium diernhoferi genome:
- a CDS encoding Crp/Fnr family transcriptional regulator codes for MNAVLARTAIFQDVDADAMTALESEVEWITFRRNHTVFTEGEPGDRLYVLVEGKVKVGRRSVDGRESLIAVMGPGETFGELALFDPGPRTATVTTLTQVRVAAVARQALSGWITERPEIAEQLLRVLARRLRRTNDDVCDMIFTDVPGRVAKQLLDLAKRFGRSEDDVLRVDHELTQLELAQLVGSSRETINKALSEFANRGWIRQQGKTVFVLEPAKLARRAR; via the coding sequence TTGAACGCGGTCTTGGCGCGCACCGCCATTTTTCAGGATGTCGATGCGGACGCCATGACGGCGTTGGAATCCGAGGTGGAATGGATCACCTTCCGGCGCAACCACACGGTCTTCACCGAGGGCGAGCCCGGCGACCGGTTGTATGTGCTCGTCGAGGGCAAGGTCAAGGTCGGCCGACGGTCGGTGGACGGACGTGAGAGCCTGATCGCGGTGATGGGCCCGGGCGAGACGTTCGGTGAACTGGCGCTGTTCGATCCGGGGCCACGCACCGCGACGGTGACCACGCTGACCCAGGTGCGGGTGGCGGCGGTCGCGCGACAGGCACTGTCGGGCTGGATCACCGAGCGCCCCGAGATCGCTGAGCAGCTACTGCGGGTACTCGCGCGGCGTCTGCGCCGCACCAACGACGACGTGTGCGACATGATCTTCACCGACGTCCCGGGCCGGGTGGCCAAGCAGCTGCTCGATCTCGCGAAACGCTTCGGCCGCTCCGAGGACGATGTGCTGCGGGTCGACCACGAATTGACCCAGCTCGAACTCGCGCAGTTGGTCGGATCCTCGCGCGAGACCATCAACAAGGCGCTCTCGGAGTTCGCCAACCGTGGATGGATCCGCCAGCAGGGCAAGACGGTGTTCGTACTCGAACC